A portion of the Polaribacter cellanae genome contains these proteins:
- a CDS encoding glycosyltransferase family 2 protein has protein sequence MIEISVIIPTYEPKEYLDKCLTSLFNQTIEPNLFEVILVLNGEKLPYFTQILKKIENKKNFRLYYNSIKGVSSARNFGIEKAKGNYITFIDDDDYVSNNYLQSLLKKKNNKISIVQSNFKTDLNGQINNDYISNAYNRIKGNSYNLFTYRKFLSSVCGKLIDKSVIGKDRFNVKLPIAEDAVFLFKLSNKIKLIDFSPENCIYYRVLRKDSTIRKTVPLSADLKNYIVKIGLFSKIYFSSITKYSFSFYISRILSISKVLFFRIKLRLKGK, from the coding sequence ATGATTGAAATTAGCGTTATAATACCTACTTACGAGCCAAAAGAGTATTTAGATAAATGTTTAACATCTTTATTTAATCAGACCATAGAACCCAATTTGTTTGAAGTTATACTTGTATTGAATGGAGAAAAGTTACCTTATTTTACACAAATACTTAAAAAAATAGAAAATAAAAAAAATTTCAGATTGTATTATAATTCAATAAAAGGAGTTTCAAGTGCAAGAAACTTTGGAATCGAAAAAGCTAAAGGTAACTATATAACCTTTATAGATGATGATGACTATGTTTCTAATAATTATTTGCAAAGTTTATTAAAGAAAAAAAATAATAAAATTTCAATTGTACAAAGTAATTTTAAGACTGATTTAAATGGGCAAATTAATAATGATTACATTTCAAACGCTTATAATAGGATTAAAGGAAATTCTTATAATTTATTTACTTACAGGAAGTTTTTGTCAAGTGTGTGTGGCAAGCTAATCGATAAATCTGTAATTGGTAAAGATAGGTTTAATGTTAAACTACCAATTGCAGAAGACGCTGTGTTTCTTTTCAAATTATCAAATAAAATAAAGTTAATTGATTTTTCACCTGAAAACTGTATTTATTACAGAGTATTAAGAAAGGACTCTACAATTAGGAAGACTGTACCTTTATCTGCGGATTTAAAAAATTACATTGTTAAAATAGGTTTATTTTCTAAAATTTATTTTTCTTCAATAACTAAATACAGTTTCAGTTTCTACATCTCTAGAATTTTATCAATATCCAAGGTGCTTTTTTTTAGAATTAAATTACGGTTAAAAGGAAAATAA
- the rfbA gene encoding glucose-1-phosphate thymidylyltransferase RfbA: MKGIILAGGSGTRLHPLTIAVSKQLLPIYDKPMIYYPLSVLMLAGIKEILIISTPHDLPNFKTLLGDGSQIGLQLSYAEQPSPDGLAQAFIIGEEFIANDDVCLILGDNIFYGSGFQSLLAEAVNTVKNEKKAIVFGNVVKDPERYGIAEIDGEGNVISVEEKPIKPKSNYAIVGLYFYPNSVVEIAKKVKPSNRGELEITSVNDSYLDEKKLKIKVLSRGFAWLDTGTHESLTEATEFVKAVEKRTGLKIACLEEIAIKMKMISEKSIYNRVKELKGDYYDYIKNILKK; this comes from the coding sequence ATGAAAGGAATTATACTTGCTGGAGGGTCTGGTACAAGATTACATCCATTAACAATTGCAGTTTCTAAGCAGTTACTACCAATTTATGATAAACCGATGATTTATTATCCATTATCGGTGCTAATGTTAGCGGGAATTAAAGAAATTTTAATTATTTCAACCCCACACGATTTACCAAATTTTAAGACTCTTTTAGGAGATGGCTCTCAAATTGGTTTGCAATTATCTTATGCGGAACAACCATCACCAGACGGGTTAGCACAAGCATTTATTATTGGAGAGGAGTTTATAGCAAATGATGATGTTTGTTTAATTTTAGGAGATAATATATTTTATGGATCAGGTTTTCAAAGTTTATTAGCAGAAGCTGTAAATACAGTGAAAAATGAAAAAAAAGCTATTGTTTTCGGAAATGTTGTAAAAGATCCAGAGCGATATGGTATTGCAGAGATAGATGGAGAAGGAAATGTAATAAGTGTTGAAGAAAAGCCAATAAAACCAAAATCAAACTACGCCATTGTAGGCTTGTATTTTTATCCAAACTCAGTTGTTGAAATAGCAAAAAAAGTAAAACCTTCTAATAGAGGAGAGTTAGAAATTACAAGTGTAAATGATTCTTATTTAGATGAAAAAAAATTAAAAATAAAGGTGTTAAGTAGAGGTTTTGCTTGGTTAGATACCGGAACACATGAGTCTTTAACGGAGGCAACAGAGTTTGTAAAAGCAGTTGAGAAAAGAACGGGACTTAAGATTGCTTGTTTAGAAGAAATTGCTATAAAAATGAAGATGATTTCTGAAAAATCGATATACAATAGAGTAAAGGAGTTAAAAGGGGATTATTATGATTATATAAAAAATATTTTAAAGAAATAG
- a CDS encoding NAD-dependent epimerase/dehydratase family protein, which yields MKILITGNKGFVGGNLTTFLLQNSKQIIGVSRSPLKSEVHYKALDLDILNNVKGIVHLAGKAHDLKKTSEDAEYFEVNTELTKKIFDKFLKSSCEVFIYMSSVKAVADVVDGVLDENVLPNPITVYGKSKLAAEKYILSKEIPNNKRVYILRPCMIHGPNNKGNLNLLYSFVSKGIPYPFGKYKNKRSFVSVENLCFIINEILDNREVKSGIYNIADDTSLSTVDLVKIMGDVLNKPSKILNLPKSLIRLLAKVGDVLPLPLNSERLQKLTENYEVSNLKIKKAIQKELPLSSEEGIKKTISSF from the coding sequence ATGAAAATACTAATAACAGGGAATAAAGGTTTTGTTGGTGGAAATTTAACGACATTTTTACTTCAAAATAGTAAGCAAATTATAGGAGTGTCTAGATCTCCCTTGAAAAGTGAGGTGCATTACAAGGCTTTAGATTTAGATATTTTAAATAATGTAAAAGGGATTGTCCACTTAGCGGGTAAAGCACATGATTTAAAAAAAACATCCGAAGATGCCGAATATTTTGAAGTGAATACAGAATTAACAAAAAAAATCTTTGATAAATTTTTAAAAAGTAGCTGTGAAGTTTTTATATACATGAGTTCAGTAAAAGCAGTGGCAGATGTTGTTGATGGAGTTTTAGATGAAAACGTATTACCAAACCCAATAACTGTTTACGGAAAGTCTAAATTAGCGGCAGAGAAATATATCTTATCAAAAGAGATTCCAAATAACAAAAGAGTTTATATTTTAAGACCCTGCATGATTCATGGACCTAATAATAAGGGGAATTTAAATCTTTTGTATAGTTTTGTTTCCAAAGGAATACCATATCCATTTGGAAAATATAAAAATAAAAGATCTTTTGTTTCTGTAGAAAATTTATGTTTTATTATCAACGAAATTTTAGACAATAGAGAAGTAAAATCGGGTATTTATAATATTGCAGACGATACTTCTTTATCTACTGTAGATTTGGTTAAAATAATGGGAGATGTTTTAAATAAACCTTCAAAAATTCTAAATTTACCAAAATCATTAATTCGTCTTTTAGCTAAAGTTGGAGATGTTTTACCATTGCCTTTAAATTCAGAGAGGCTTCAAAAACTTACTGAAAATTACGAAGTGTCTAATTTAAAAATAAAAAAAGCAATTCAAAAAGAACTACCTTTATCGTCGGAAGAAGGAATTAAAAAAACCATTTCTTCATTTTAA
- a CDS encoding glycosyltransferase family 4 protein — protein sequence MKILFLTYYFEPDLCAGSFRNTSLFKALAPRLKSTDSIDVITTYPNRYDSYKVSADKMEKRGDNITINRVLIPDHKSGLFGQIKSFRVFYNEAKKIAKDKKYDFVYASSSRLFTAFLGAKLARKNKAKLYLDIRDIFRESIVEIFKNPVVKIGLDFFLKPIENYTFKKANHINLVSKGFESYFVKYKQCTFSFFTNGIDTVFLNKNIETAIEDKKLKTIVYAGNIGEGQGLHIILPKVAKAFPEKYKFVVYGDGGAKQKLMLAIKEKGVKNIEIKKPINRKLLIEEYQKTDFLFLHLNKYKAFERVLPSKLFEYGAFDKPIIAGVGGYASEFLEENLSNVILFEPGNVKEFIVSLKKYKYKKELRNAFVDNYSREKINILMSESIISAYENTNNRE from the coding sequence ATGAAAATACTATTTCTAACTTATTATTTCGAACCGGATTTATGTGCTGGCTCTTTTAGGAATACATCTTTATTTAAAGCTTTAGCTCCAAGACTTAAAAGTACAGATAGTATCGATGTAATTACAACTTATCCAAATAGATACGATTCTTACAAGGTTTCCGCAGATAAGATGGAAAAAAGAGGGGATAATATTACAATAAATAGAGTTCTTATTCCAGACCATAAAAGTGGTTTATTTGGACAAATAAAGTCTTTTAGAGTTTTTTATAATGAAGCTAAAAAAATAGCAAAAGATAAAAAATATGACTTCGTTTATGCTTCTTCCTCTAGATTATTTACAGCATTTCTTGGTGCAAAATTAGCTCGAAAAAATAAGGCAAAATTATATTTGGATATTCGAGATATTTTTAGAGAAAGTATTGTTGAGATTTTTAAAAACCCTGTAGTTAAAATCGGATTAGATTTTTTTCTAAAGCCTATTGAAAATTATACTTTTAAAAAGGCAAATCACATAAATTTAGTTTCAAAAGGTTTTGAAAGTTATTTTGTTAAATACAAGCAGTGTACCTTTTCATTTTTCACAAATGGAATCGATACTGTTTTCTTAAATAAGAATATAGAAACGGCTATTGAAGATAAAAAACTTAAAACAATTGTATATGCAGGTAATATTGGAGAAGGACAAGGTTTGCATATTATTTTACCAAAAGTAGCAAAAGCTTTTCCAGAAAAATATAAATTTGTTGTTTATGGAGATGGAGGGGCTAAGCAAAAGTTAATGTTGGCAATAAAAGAAAAGGGAGTAAAGAATATAGAAATAAAAAAACCTATTAACAGAAAGTTATTGATAGAAGAGTATCAAAAAACAGATTTTTTGTTTCTTCACTTAAATAAATATAAAGCTTTTGAAAGAGTTTTACCGTCTAAATTATTCGAATATGGTGCTTTTGATAAGCCTATAATTGCAGGGGTGGGTGGTTATGCCTCTGAGTTTCTTGAAGAAAATTTATCGAATGTGATTTTATTTGAACCAGGAAATGTTAAAGAGTTTATAGTTTCTTTAAAAAAGTATAAATATAAAAAAGAATTAAGAAATGCCTTTGTAGATAATTACTCAAGAGAAAAAATTAATATTTTAATGTCAGAATCTATAATTAGCGCTTATGAAAATACTAATAACAGGGAATAA
- a CDS encoding GNAT family N-acetyltransferase, whose amino-acid sequence MIKKLDWDSNFFGYQIGKTVILKESSFDFEIFKRRSIKYKLIYIYSEKKQNLENFELLDRKVTFYQELAKYKQPFLKKHDITIKSFDSRTDNLDSLINLSIESGIYSRFNLDKKITNSNFERLYREWVLNSINGKLAFEVFVAKNVLGNLIGFITLGKINEDVSEIGLIAVDKNERGKGVAQTLIERAIQESILLGYKKIEVVTQKDNIPAMKLYSRAGFLEKETTYIYHYWNL is encoded by the coding sequence ATGATAAAAAAATTAGATTGGGACTCGAATTTTTTTGGTTATCAAATAGGTAAAACTGTAATACTTAAAGAGAGTAGTTTTGATTTCGAAATTTTTAAGCGTAGAAGTATTAAATATAAATTAATATATATATATTCGGAGAAAAAACAAAATCTTGAAAATTTTGAACTATTAGACAGAAAAGTAACTTTTTATCAAGAATTAGCAAAATATAAACAACCTTTTCTAAAAAAACATGATATAACTATAAAAAGCTTTGATTCACGAACAGATAATTTGGATAGTTTAATTAATCTGTCAATTGAAAGTGGGATATATTCACGATTTAATTTAGATAAAAAAATAACCAATAGTAACTTTGAGAGGCTTTACAGGGAGTGGGTTTTAAATTCAATTAACGGTAAGCTAGCTTTTGAAGTTTTTGTAGCTAAGAATGTTTTGGGTAATCTTATTGGTTTTATTACATTAGGGAAAATAAATGAAGATGTTTCAGAAATCGGGCTAATAGCTGTGGATAAAAATGAAAGAGGTAAAGGAGTTGCTCAAACACTAATTGAAAGAGCTATCCAAGAATCAATTTTATTAGGATATAAAAAAATTGAAGTAGTAACTCAAAAAGATAATATACCAGCTATGAAACTATATTCAAGAGCAGGTTTTTTAGAAAAGGAAACAACTTATATATACCATTATTGGAACTTATGA
- a CDS encoding TDP-N-acetylfucosamine:lipid II N-acetylfucosaminyltransferase, giving the protein MIIHIASDEKFINSAYWQFNNIGEKENIFYILVQDVDKKLKHVNIEDGMNLVSLNIRNLKILGKSLDKATLVCFHGLDYYSSIVLNNLPRNQKVLWILFGKEVHNNSHLLNTKKNIGEKTYAKFLSKNILDRLKGKYKDYFRGVYYRIRNKTGSPFYEITKAMKRANYCGILYKEEFQLVKEKLNTKIEYIKFSYYPIEKMIGDINSKISGINILLGNSASTTNNHLEAFDMLKKMNLDGRKIITPLSYGDKNYKNEIEKKGKQILKDKFKPLVNFMPLHKYNAYVQNCSIVIMNHYRQQAVGNVLAMLWMGSKVYLDKRNTLYHYLKRIGVNIYEISKDFIPENKEALNSLTVAQQEHNRACLKEEINKEVLLNDLKIAINSVICR; this is encoded by the coding sequence ATGATAATACACATTGCGTCTGACGAAAAGTTTATAAATAGTGCTTATTGGCAATTTAACAATATTGGAGAAAAAGAAAATATATTTTATATACTTGTACAAGATGTTGATAAAAAACTAAAGCATGTAAATATTGAGGACGGTATGAATTTAGTTTCTTTAAATATAAGAAACTTAAAAATTTTAGGAAAATCATTAGATAAGGCAACTTTAGTATGTTTCCATGGTTTAGATTATTATAGTAGTATCGTTTTAAATAATTTACCTAGAAATCAAAAAGTACTATGGATATTATTCGGCAAAGAAGTACATAATAATTCTCATCTGCTAAACACAAAAAAAAATATTGGAGAAAAAACATACGCTAAATTTTTGTCTAAAAATATCTTGGATAGATTGAAGGGGAAATATAAAGATTATTTTAGAGGGGTTTACTACCGTATAAGAAATAAAACAGGAAGCCCTTTTTATGAAATAACAAAAGCCATGAAAAGAGCAAATTATTGTGGTATTTTATACAAAGAAGAATTTCAATTAGTAAAAGAGAAGCTTAACACTAAAATAGAATATATTAAATTTTCTTATTATCCAATTGAAAAAATGATTGGTGATATAAATTCAAAAATTTCAGGTATAAATATTCTGTTAGGTAATTCAGCAAGTACCACTAATAATCATTTAGAGGCTTTTGATATGTTAAAAAAAATGAATCTTGATGGACGTAAAATTATTACACCTTTAAGCTATGGAGATAAAAATTATAAAAATGAAATAGAAAAAAAAGGGAAGCAAATACTAAAAGATAAGTTTAAGCCATTAGTAAATTTTATGCCATTACATAAATACAATGCATATGTTCAAAATTGTAGCATCGTAATTATGAACCATTATAGGCAACAAGCTGTAGGAAATGTACTTGCAATGTTGTGGATGGGCTCTAAAGTATATTTAGATAAAAGAAATACATTATATCATTACCTTAAAAGAATAGGAGTAAATATATATGAAATTTCAAAAGATTTTATTCCAGAAAATAAAGAAGCTTTAAACAGTTTAACAGTAGCCCAGCAAGAACATAACAGAGCGTGTTTAAAAGAAGAAATTAATAAAGAAGTACTTTTAAATGATTTAAAAATAGCGATTAATAGTGTTATATGTCGTTAA
- a CDS encoding MraY family glycosyltransferase, with product MKTYLLVLIILCALSYLYLRLAVKYKIIDKPNKRSSHKKITVRGGGILFPIAIILFFLFNNFQYPYFFTGVIAISIISFLDDIYTLSSKIRFPFQMIAIFLILYQVGVPFEPFYVFVFYLIFGVGIVNMFNFMDGINGITGLYSISVLLGFYLINCNEGLINSNLIIYSLIALLIFGFYNFRKKALFFAGDIGSIAIGMLIFFLGMYFTFYLSSPLILLLVIVYGADSGNTLIYRKFFTKESVLEPHRHHIYQKLVDNKCMSHLQVSAVYAMIQIVINVLIFKTYRLELQTQFIIFISLILAFILLYIYLFIKLKRKKISNG from the coding sequence ATGAAAACCTATTTACTCGTTTTAATTATTCTATGTGCTCTTTCTTACTTGTATTTAAGGTTAGCAGTTAAATATAAGATTATAGACAAACCCAACAAAAGAAGTTCTCATAAGAAAATAACAGTTAGGGGAGGAGGAATTCTTTTTCCTATAGCTATAATTTTATTTTTCTTATTTAACAATTTTCAATACCCTTATTTTTTTACCGGTGTAATTGCTATTTCAATTATTAGTTTTCTTGACGATATTTATACTCTAAGTTCTAAGATCCGATTTCCATTTCAAATGATAGCAATTTTTCTTATTTTGTACCAAGTAGGAGTGCCTTTTGAGCCTTTTTATGTTTTTGTTTTTTACTTAATATTTGGGGTAGGTATTGTAAATATGTTTAATTTTATGGATGGTATTAATGGTATTACTGGCTTATACAGCATTTCAGTTTTACTAGGTTTCTATTTAATAAATTGTAATGAAGGTCTAATAAACTCGAATCTAATTATATATTCTTTAATAGCTCTTTTAATTTTTGGTTTTTATAACTTTAGAAAAAAAGCACTTTTTTTTGCTGGAGATATAGGTAGCATAGCCATTGGTATGTTAATCTTTTTTTTAGGAATGTATTTTACCTTTTATTTGTCTTCTCCATTAATTCTTTTATTAGTTATAGTATATGGTGCAGATTCAGGGAATACTTTAATCTACAGAAAATTTTTCACTAAAGAAAGTGTTTTAGAGCCTCATAGGCATCACATTTATCAAAAATTAGTAGACAATAAATGTATGTCTCATCTACAAGTTTCTGCAGTATATGCAATGATTCAAATAGTAATTAATGTTCTTATTTTTAAAACGTATCGCTTAGAGCTACAAACTCAATTTATTATTTTTATATCTTTAATTTTAGCATTTATACTTTTATATATTTATTTGTTTATAAAATTAAAACGAAAAAAAATATCTAATGGATAA
- the rfbB gene encoding dTDP-glucose 4,6-dehydratase, which yields MSKKILITGGAGFIGSHVIRLFVNKYPEYKIYNLDLLTYAGNLENLTDVESKENYIFIKGDITDEAFIDRIFNKYKFDNVIHLAAESHVDRSITDPLAFAKTNILGTMVLLNAFKNTWKDNFNNKLFYHVSTDEVYGTLGEKGLFTEKTSYDPNSPYSASKASSDHFVRAYGETYNMPYVISNCSNNYGANQFPEKLIPLFINNIINNKKLPVYGDGKYTRDWLYVIDHAIAIDLVFHKGEEGETYNIGGFNEWQNIDLIKVLCQQMDIKLGRDKRESEKLITYIKDRPGHDLRYAIDATKINNELGWKPSVTFEEGLSKTIDWYLENEVWLNNVTSGKYQKYYKETYL from the coding sequence ATGAGTAAGAAAATATTAATAACTGGAGGGGCAGGGTTTATAGGATCTCATGTAATTAGGCTTTTTGTAAATAAATACCCAGAATATAAGATTTACAATTTAGATCTGTTAACATATGCTGGAAATTTAGAAAACTTAACAGATGTCGAGTCAAAAGAGAACTATATTTTTATCAAAGGAGATATAACCGATGAAGCTTTTATAGATCGTATTTTTAATAAATATAAATTTGACAATGTAATTCATTTAGCCGCAGAATCTCATGTAGATAGGTCGATTACAGATCCATTGGCATTTGCAAAAACAAATATTTTGGGTACAATGGTGCTTTTAAATGCCTTTAAAAATACTTGGAAAGATAATTTTAATAATAAATTATTTTATCATGTAAGTACAGATGAGGTTTATGGAACATTAGGAGAAAAAGGACTCTTCACCGAAAAAACATCTTATGACCCAAACTCTCCTTATTCTGCAAGTAAGGCAAGTTCAGATCATTTTGTTAGAGCATATGGAGAAACTTATAATATGCCATATGTTATTAGTAACTGTTCAAATAATTATGGTGCAAATCAATTTCCAGAAAAACTAATTCCTTTATTTATAAATAATATTATTAATAACAAAAAGTTACCAGTTTATGGAGACGGAAAATATACTCGAGATTGGTTATATGTTATAGATCACGCTATCGCTATAGATTTAGTTTTTCATAAAGGAGAAGAAGGAGAAACATATAACATTGGAGGTTTTAATGAATGGCAAAACATTGATTTAATTAAAGTGTTGTGTCAACAAATGGATATAAAATTAGGAAGAGATAAAAGAGAAAGCGAAAAGTTAATTACATATATAAAAGACAGACCTGGTCATGATTTAAGATATGCAATAGATGCAACAAAAATAAATAATGAACTAGGGTGGAAACCATCAGTAACTTTTGAAGAAGGGCTTTCTAAAACTATTGATTGGTATTTAGAGAATGAAGTATGGTTAAATAATGTTACTTCTGGTAAATATCAAAAATACTACAAAGAAACCTATTTATAA
- the rffA gene encoding dTDP-4-amino-4,6-dideoxygalactose transaminase, translating to MIPFNKPYLTGKETEYIEDAVLTGKLSGNGKYTKLCQHYFEEKYNFGKCLLTTSCTDALEMAAILANIQPGDEVIMPSYTFVSTSNAFVLRGAKIVFADSRKDHPGIDEASIESLITEKTKVIVPVHYAGVACNMEKIMNLATKYNLLVIEDAAQAIDSYYTFSDGSKKVLGSIGHLSAFSFHETKNIISGEGGMLVVNDLKFSNRAEIIWEKGTNRSAFFKGEVDKYGWVDIGSSFLPSEIIAAFLWAQLENLEKIQTKRIGIWNNYYFGLEKWAKKNDVILPYRPDYSTNNAHMFYLVCKSIEQRTILIKKLKEHGISAVFHYLSLHESPFYHSKHDGRALPKSNHYSNCLVRLPLFYELKEEDIKKIIDIITTI from the coding sequence ATGATACCATTCAACAAACCATACTTAACTGGAAAAGAGACAGAATATATTGAGGATGCCGTTTTAACAGGTAAATTATCTGGTAATGGGAAATACACAAAATTATGTCAACATTATTTTGAAGAAAAATACAATTTCGGAAAATGTTTATTAACCACTTCTTGTACGGATGCTTTAGAAATGGCCGCTATTTTAGCAAATATACAGCCGGGAGATGAAGTTATTATGCCATCATACACTTTTGTATCTACCTCTAATGCTTTTGTTTTAAGGGGCGCAAAAATTGTTTTTGCTGATAGTAGAAAAGATCATCCAGGGATTGATGAGGCTAGTATAGAATCTTTAATAACTGAAAAAACAAAAGTGATTGTTCCAGTTCATTACGCAGGTGTTGCGTGTAATATGGAAAAAATAATGAACTTAGCAACTAAATATAATTTATTGGTTATTGAAGATGCAGCACAAGCTATAGACAGTTACTATACGTTTAGTGATGGCTCAAAAAAAGTATTAGGTAGTATTGGCCATTTAAGTGCTTTTTCTTTTCACGAAACTAAAAATATTATATCTGGAGAGGGAGGAATGTTGGTTGTAAATGATTTAAAATTTTCAAATCGTGCTGAAATAATATGGGAAAAGGGTACTAATCGATCTGCATTCTTTAAAGGTGAGGTAGATAAATATGGTTGGGTAGATATAGGTTCCTCTTTTTTACCTTCAGAAATTATTGCCGCTTTTTTGTGGGCACAGCTAGAAAACTTAGAGAAGATACAAACTAAAAGAATAGGTATTTGGAACAATTATTATTTTGGGTTAGAGAAATGGGCAAAAAAAAATGATGTAATATTGCCTTATAGGCCAGATTATTCTACAAATAATGCGCACATGTTTTACCTTGTTTGTAAGAGCATTGAACAAAGAACAATTTTAATAAAGAAATTAAAAGAGCACGGCATATCTGCAGTATTTCATTATTTAAGTTTACACGAAAGCCCTTTTTATCATTCTAAACACGATGGTAGAGCTTTGCCTAAATCAAATCACTATTCAAATTGTTTGGTTAGGTTGCCTTTATTTTATGAATTAAAAGAAGAGGATATAAAAAAAATAATAGATATTATTACTACTATATAA
- a CDS encoding MOP flippase family protein, producing MSLKKQVTKGVKWTTASSIVLAIVAILKISVLARFLDKADFGLMALVTFVMSFMELFNDMGLSSAILHKQDITKKQYASLYWINWCVSLLLFGLLYLLTPYVASFYEQPLLNTLIPLIGINLLLSGLGRQFKTIQQKKMLFNLIGIIEIVGACFSLIIAIFLAIKGYGVFSLVYSLIFQSLFTNISFFIIGIKQQGLIFHFKFIEIQSFIKIGIYQVGGQIINYFNRDLDILLIGKLFSADALGGYSLAKQLVFRPAQLINPILVKVATPTLALFQKDINELKKAYLRLINIVASINIPIYFGVIIFASFIVQVLYGTGFENIVIIVRILSVYMIFRSLGNPIGSLVVATGRTDLEFVWNVIVLLITPLFIYLGSRFSIVGVTIGVTLSMIILYLPAWRLLVFKLTRASFLEYFKACFKMNFNFLGLLKNKFN from the coding sequence ATGTCGTTAAAAAAACAAGTTACAAAAGGGGTTAAATGGACTACTGCCAGTTCTATTGTTTTAGCTATTGTAGCCATTCTTAAAATTTCTGTTTTAGCACGTTTCTTGGATAAAGCAGATTTTGGTTTAATGGCGTTAGTTACCTTTGTAATGAGTTTTATGGAACTATTTAATGACATGGGGTTAAGTTCTGCAATTTTACATAAACAGGATATTACAAAAAAGCAGTATGCTAGTTTATATTGGATTAATTGGTGTGTTAGTTTGCTTTTATTTGGATTGCTTTATTTGCTTACTCCCTATGTAGCTTCATTTTATGAACAACCACTTTTGAATACGCTAATTCCTCTTATAGGAATAAATTTGTTATTATCAGGTTTAGGAAGGCAATTTAAAACAATACAGCAAAAAAAAATGCTCTTCAATTTAATAGGCATAATAGAAATTGTAGGAGCTTGTTTTTCGTTAATAATTGCAATATTTCTAGCGATTAAAGGTTATGGAGTTTTCTCATTAGTATATTCACTTATATTCCAATCTCTATTTACAAATATATCTTTTTTTATTATAGGTATAAAACAACAAGGACTTATATTCCATTTTAAATTTATAGAAATACAAAGTTTTATTAAGATTGGTATTTATCAAGTCGGAGGACAAATTATAAATTATTTTAATAGAGATTTAGATATTTTATTAATAGGAAAGCTATTCTCAGCTGATGCATTGGGAGGCTATAGTTTAGCAAAACAATTAGTTTTTAGACCAGCACAGTTAATTAACCCTATTTTGGTAAAAGTTGCTACTCCTACGCTGGCATTATTCCAAAAAGATATTAATGAATTAAAAAAAGCGTATTTAAGATTAATAAACATTGTAGCATCAATTAATATTCCTATTTATTTTGGAGTCATTATATTTGCATCGTTCATTGTTCAAGTTTTATATGGTACTGGTTTTGAAAATATAGTAATTATTGTTCGAATTTTATCTGTTTATATGATATTTAGGTCTCTTGGTAACCCAATAGGTAGTTTAGTTGTAGCGACAGGTAGAACAGATTTGGAGTTTGTTTGGAATGTAATAGTTTTATTAATTACTCCGCTTTTTATCTATTTAGGTTCCCGATTTAGTATTGTTGGGGTAACAATTGGTGTTACACTTTCAATGATAATTTTATATTTACCAGCTTGGAGGTTACTTGTATTTAAGTTAACTAGAGCAAGTTTTTTAGAATATTTTAAAGCTTGTTTTAAGATGAATTTTAATTTTTTAGGATTACTTAAAAATAAGTTTAATTAA